One Staphylococcus simiae genomic region harbors:
- the dnaX gene encoding DNA polymerase III subunit gamma/tau has protein sequence MNYQALYRMYRPQSFDDVVGQEHVTKTLKNAISKNKQSHAYIFSGPRGTGKTSIAKVFAKAINCLNSTDGEPCNECAICTGITQGTNSDVIEIDAASNNGVDEIRNIRDKVKYAPSESKYKVYIIDEVHMLTTGAFNALLKTLEEPPAHAIFILATTEPHKIPPTIISRAQRFDFKAISISQIVERLRYVADAQHLDYENNALEFIAKASEGGMRDALSIMDQAIAFGDGHLTLQDALNVTGSVHDEALNQLFEEIVKGDVQAAFQRYHHFIAEGKEVNRLINDMIYFVRDTIMNKTADKENDYDALMTLDLNMLYQMIDSINDTLVSIRFSVNQNVHFEVLLVKLAELIKKQVPVVGIESNDVTHIAQQPNSDVLLQRMEQLEQELKALKAQGTSATSNNKTSKKPTRSLQRNKNAFSMQQIAKVLDKANKEDIKLLKDRWQDVVDHAKNNDKKSLVSLLQNSEPVAASEDHVLVKFEEEIHCEIVNKDDEKRSNIESVVCNIVNKNVKVVGVPSDQWLRVRSEYIQSRKQDHSDDNSNDSSEQQDVAQKAKDLFGEETVNIIDEE, from the coding sequence TTGAACTATCAAGCTTTATACCGCATGTATAGACCGCAAAGTTTTGATGATGTCGTTGGTCAAGAACATGTTACAAAAACATTGAAAAATGCTATATCAAAAAACAAACAATCGCATGCCTATATTTTTAGTGGACCGAGAGGAACTGGAAAAACAAGTATAGCGAAAGTTTTTGCTAAAGCGATAAATTGTTTGAATAGCACTGATGGGGAACCTTGTAATGAATGTGCGATTTGTACAGGTATCACTCAGGGAACTAACTCAGATGTTATTGAAATTGATGCTGCAAGTAACAATGGTGTAGATGAAATTAGAAATATTAGAGATAAAGTTAAATATGCTCCGAGTGAATCAAAATATAAAGTATATATTATTGATGAAGTTCATATGTTAACAACAGGTGCATTTAATGCCTTACTAAAAACTTTAGAAGAACCACCAGCTCATGCTATCTTTATCTTGGCAACTACTGAACCACATAAAATACCTCCAACTATTATTTCTAGGGCACAACGTTTTGATTTTAAAGCGATTAGTATAAGCCAAATTGTAGAAAGGTTGCGATATGTCGCTGATGCACAACATCTAGATTATGAAAATAATGCATTAGAGTTTATTGCTAAAGCTTCAGAAGGTGGCATGAGAGATGCTTTAAGTATTATGGATCAGGCAATTGCATTTGGAGATGGACATTTAACTCTACAAGACGCTTTAAATGTAACTGGTAGTGTTCATGACGAAGCATTAAATCAGTTATTTGAAGAAATAGTTAAAGGGGATGTTCAAGCAGCATTCCAAAGATATCACCATTTTATCGCTGAAGGAAAAGAAGTGAATAGACTTATTAATGATATGATCTATTTTGTTAGAGATACAATTATGAATAAGACAGCTGACAAAGAAAATGATTATGATGCATTGATGACGTTAGATTTAAATATGCTTTATCAAATGATAGATAGTATAAATGATACGTTGGTATCAATTAGATTCAGTGTAAATCAAAATGTTCACTTTGAAGTATTGTTAGTTAAGCTTGCAGAACTTATAAAAAAACAAGTGCCGGTAGTTGGTATTGAATCTAATGATGTGACACACATTGCTCAACAACCGAATAGTGATGTATTGTTGCAAAGAATGGAACAATTAGAACAAGAGCTTAAAGCTTTAAAAGCGCAAGGTACAAGTGCAACTAGTAATAATAAGACAAGTAAAAAGCCAACAAGATCATTGCAAAGGAATAAAAATGCTTTTTCAATGCAACAAATTGCTAAAGTTTTAGATAAAGCAAATAAAGAAGACATTAAATTACTGAAAGATCGATGGCAAGATGTTGTTGATCATGCTAAAAATAATGATAAGAAGTCATTAGTTAGCTTATTACAAAATTCAGAACCAGTTGCAGCAAGTGAAGATCATGTCTTAGTGAAATTTGAAGAGGAAATTCACTGTGAAATTGTGAATAAGGACGATGAAAAACGCAGTAATATAGAAAGCGTTGTTTGTAATATTGTAAATAAAAATGTCAAAGTGGTTGGTGTGCCTTCAGATCAATGGTTAAGGGTGCGTTCAGAATATATACAATCACGTAAACAAGATCACAGCGATGATAATAGTAATGATAGTAGTGAACAACAAGATGTTGCACAAAAAGCAAAAGATTTATTTGGTGAAGAAACTGTAAATATAATAGATGAAGAGTGA
- a CDS encoding YbaB/EbfC family nucleoid-associated protein, with the protein MRGGGNMQQMMKQMQKMQKKMAQEQEKLKEERIVGTAGGGMVAVTVTGHKEVVDVEIKEEAVDPEDVEMLQDLVLAATNEAMNKADELTQERLGKHTQGLNIPGM; encoded by the coding sequence ATGCGCGGTGGCGGAAATATGCAACAAATGATGAAACAAATGCAAAAAATGCAAAAGAAAATGGCTCAAGAACAAGAAAAGCTTAAAGAAGAGCGTATTGTAGGTACAGCTGGTGGTGGCATGGTTGCAGTTACAGTAACTGGACACAAAGAAGTTGTAGATGTTGAGATTAAAGAAGAAGCAGTAGATCCTGAAGATGTTGAAATGCTACAAGATTTAGTATTGGCAGCTACTAATGAAGCAATGAATAAAGCTGATGAACTTACTCAAGAACGCTTAGGTAAGCATACTCAAGGCTTAAATATTCCTGGAATGTGA
- the recR gene encoding recombination mediator RecR, which translates to MQYPEPISKLIDSFMKLPGIGPKTAQRLAFHTLDMKEDDVVQFAKALVDVKRELTYCSVCGHITENDPCYICEDKQRDRSVICVVEDDKDVIAMEKMREYKGLYHVLHGSISPMDGIGPEDINTPSLIERLKSDEVNELILAMNPNLEGESTAMYISRLVKPIGIKVTRLAQGLSVGGDLEYADEVTLSKAIAGRTEM; encoded by the coding sequence ATGCAATATCCAGAACCTATATCAAAACTTATTGATAGTTTTATGAAATTGCCAGGCATTGGTCCAAAAACAGCCCAACGTCTGGCTTTTCATACTTTAGATATGAAAGAAGACGACGTTGTACAATTCGCTAAAGCATTAGTAGATGTAAAAAGAGAACTAACATATTGTAGTGTATGTGGACACATTACTGAGAATGATCCGTGTTATATCTGTGAGGATAAGCAAAGAGATCGATCTGTGATTTGTGTTGTTGAAGATGATAAAGATGTTATAGCTATGGAAAAAATGAGAGAATATAAAGGTTTGTATCATGTTCTACATGGTTCGATTTCACCTATGGACGGCATTGGCCCAGAAGATATTAATACTCCTTCATTGATAGAACGCTTGAAAAGTGATGAAGTAAATGAACTAATCTTAGCAATGAATCCTAATTTAGAGGGAGAATCTACTGCAATGTATATTTCGAGATTAGTTAAACCTATAGGTATTAAAGTAACAAGATTAGCACAAGGGCTATCTGTTGGTGGAGATTTAGAATATGCAGATGAAGTAACTTTATCAAAAGCTATAGCTGGAAGAACTGAAATGTAG
- a CDS encoding aminotransferase class I/II-fold pyridoxal phosphate-dependent enzyme, with product MKTPIIEKLNKLNDLNAISLHVPGHKNMTIGNLESLNISMDKTEITGLDDLHHPEDIILQSMNLVKKHSDYTAYLLINGTTSGILSVIQAFNKEKGRVLLMRNSHKSVLHALDISNQFGRFTEMIQSSNSLHYQQPLFNNLDQQKYKLAVLTYPNYYGETYDISRKINELHNKHIPVLVDEAHGAHFGLQGFPQSSLNYHADYVVQSYHKTLPALTMGSMLFIHKDAPLRNEIIKYLNYFQTSSPSYLIMASLESAQQFYDEYDEKIFFVKRNMVIKQLKRMGFEVIQVDDPLKLLIRYRGTTGDDIQAWLEEQHIYVELADEYQVLLVLPLWHNNDSYPFNDLLHRIAKIHLPKKQWELKENFASPKLLTDSGEYKPFESDKTRWLDFTKANGRVLAQHIVPYPPGIPTIIKGETITENMIELLEDYYVSGLKIEGMTNNKILVEDE from the coding sequence ATGAAAACACCCATTATAGAAAAGTTGAATAAACTTAATGATTTAAATGCTATATCATTACATGTCCCGGGTCATAAAAATATGACCATTGGAAATTTAGAATCATTAAATATAAGTATGGATAAAACTGAAATAACAGGTCTAGATGATTTACATCATCCTGAAGATATTATTTTACAAAGTATGAACTTAGTAAAAAAACATTCGGATTATACTGCTTATTTATTAATTAATGGTACAACTTCTGGAATCTTATCTGTTATCCAAGCTTTTAATAAGGAAAAAGGTCGAGTGTTACTGATGAGAAATAGTCACAAATCTGTGTTACATGCTTTGGATATTAGTAATCAGTTTGGACGATTTACTGAAATGATTCAAAGTAGTAATAGTTTACATTACCAACAACCACTTTTTAATAATTTAGATCAACAAAAGTATAAATTAGCAGTATTAACATATCCTAATTATTACGGTGAGACATATGATATAAGTAGAAAAATTAATGAATTACACAACAAACATATCCCAGTACTTGTAGATGAAGCACATGGTGCTCATTTCGGTTTGCAAGGTTTTCCACAGTCATCTTTAAATTACCATGCTGATTATGTTGTACAGTCATATCATAAAACATTACCAGCACTGACAATGGGATCTATGTTATTTATACATAAGGATGCACCATTAAGAAATGAAATTATTAAATATTTGAATTATTTCCAAACCTCAAGTCCATCTTATTTAATTATGGCAAGTTTAGAATCTGCACAGCAATTTTATGATGAATATGATGAAAAAATATTTTTTGTTAAGAGAAATATGGTAATAAAACAATTAAAACGAATGGGATTTGAGGTGATTCAAGTAGATGATCCTTTAAAATTATTAATTAGATATAGAGGAACAACAGGTGATGATATACAAGCATGGTTAGAAGAACAACATATATATGTTGAACTAGCAGATGAATATCAAGTGTTATTAGTCTTACCTTTATGGCATAACAATGATAGCTATCCTTTTAATGATTTATTGCATAGAATTGCAAAGATACATTTACCAAAAAAACAATGGGAATTAAAAGAAAATTTTGCAAGTCCTAAATTATTAACTGATAGTGGAGAATATAAACCTTTTGAAAGTGATAAAACAAGATGGCTAGATTTTACTAAAGCTAATGGAAGAGTATTAGCACAACACATTGTTCCATATCCACCTGGCATTCCTACTATTATAAAAGGAGAAACAATAACTGAAAATATGATAGAATTACTTGAAGATTATTATGTATCTGGATTAAAAATTGAAGGAATGACAAATAATAAAATTTTAGTTGAGGATGAATAA
- the tmk gene encoding dTMP kinase has product MSAFITFEGPEGSGKTTVLKKVSEKLQNEYDTIATREPGGVPTGEEIRKIVLEGNDMDIRTEAMLFAASRREHLVEKVIPALSDNKIVLCDRYIDSSLAYQGYARGIGMEAVKSLNDFAINGLYPDLTVYLDISVEVGRQRIVQNAREQNRLDQEDLKFHEKVIEGYHKIIHNEPQRFEIINADQPLENVVEDTYQTIIKFLEKI; this is encoded by the coding sequence ATGTCAGCTTTTATAACATTTGAAGGACCTGAAGGTTCAGGAAAAACTACAGTATTAAAAAAAGTATCTGAAAAATTACAAAATGAATATGATACTATTGCGACACGTGAACCTGGTGGTGTACCTACAGGAGAAGAAATACGTAAGATAGTATTAGAAGGAAATGACATGGATATTAGAACAGAGGCAATGCTTTTTGCAGCTTCTAGAAGAGAACATTTAGTCGAAAAAGTTATTCCGGCTTTAAGTGATAATAAAATCGTATTATGTGATCGTTATATCGACAGCTCTCTAGCATATCAAGGGTATGCCAGAGGTATAGGTATGGAAGCAGTTAAGTCATTAAATGACTTTGCTATCAATGGTTTATATCCTGATTTGACAGTCTATTTAGATATTAGTGTAGAGGTTGGTAGACAGCGTATTGTTCAAAATGCAAGAGAACAAAATAGACTGGATCAAGAAGATTTGAAATTTCATGAAAAAGTAATTGAAGGTTATCATAAAATCATTCATAATGAACCACAACGGTTTGAAATTATTAACGCAGATCAACCTCTAGAAAATGTTGTTGAAGATACGTATCAAACTATCATCAAATTTCTTGAAAAGATATGA
- a CDS encoding cyclic-di-AMP receptor, producing MKMVIAIVQDQDSQELADQLVKYNFRATKLATTGGFLKAGNTTFLCGVNDDRVDELLDVINNTCGNREQLVSPITPMGGSADSYIPYPVEVEVGGATVFVMPVDAFHQF from the coding sequence ATGAAAATGGTTATAGCGATCGTACAAGATCAAGATAGTCAAGAATTAGCAGACCAACTTGTTAAGTATAATTTCAGAGCAACAAAATTAGCAACAACAGGTGGTTTTTTAAAAGCAGGAAATACGACATTCTTATGTGGTGTCAATGATGACCGTGTTGATGAATTATTAGATGTGATTAATAATACATGTGGTAATAGAGAGCAACTGGTTTCTCCAATAACACCAATGGGTGGAAGTGCAGATTCATATATTCCATATCCTGTTGAAGTAGAAGTGGGTGGCGCTACAGTATTTGTAATGCCAGTAGATGCTTTTCACCAATTTTAA
- a CDS encoding ATP-binding protein: protein MDEQQQLANAYHSNKLSHAYLFEGDDAQTMKQVALNFAKLILCDNDSQCDAKVSAFNHPDFLYVSSNENTIKKEQVEQLVHYMNQLPIESDYKVYIIEDFEKLTIQGENSILKFLEEPPDKTIAILLSTKPEQILNTIHSRCQHLYFKPIDKVQFIKRLEDREISKPIAEMISTYTTQIENALALNEEFDLMSLRKSIIHWCELLLTNKSMALIGIIDLLKQAKNRKLQLLTIAAVNGFFEDILHSKVNINSTIIFSDLQNDTQKYAQNLTFNQIVLMLEQLTDAHKKLNQNVNPTLVFEQIVIKGVS from the coding sequence ATGGATGAACAGCAACAATTGGCAAATGCATATCATTCAAATAAATTATCACATGCTTATTTATTTGAAGGTGACGATGCACAAACAATGAAACAAGTTGCATTGAATTTTGCAAAGCTTATCTTATGTGATAACGATAGTCAATGTGATGCAAAGGTTTCCGCATTCAATCATCCAGATTTTTTGTATGTTTCTTCTAATGAAAATACTATAAAAAAAGAACAAGTTGAACAGCTAGTTCATTATATGAATCAACTTCCTATAGAAAGTGATTATAAGGTATATATCATTGAAGATTTTGAGAAGTTAACTATTCAAGGTGAAAATAGTATTTTAAAATTTTTAGAAGAACCTCCTGATAAAACCATTGCCATTTTATTATCAACTAAACCAGAACAAATATTAAATACCATACATTCAAGATGTCAACATTTGTATTTTAAGCCTATAGACAAAGTACAGTTTATTAAACGTTTAGAAGATAGAGAAATATCTAAACCAATAGCTGAAATGATTAGTACATATACGACACAAATTGAAAATGCGCTAGCTTTAAATGAAGAGTTTGATTTAATGTCATTAAGAAAGAGCATTATACATTGGTGTGAACTGTTGTTAACTAACAAATCAATGGCATTAATAGGTATTATAGATCTATTAAAACAAGCTAAAAATCGTAAATTACAATTATTAACTATTGCTGCTGTAAATGGATTTTTCGAAGATATCTTACATAGTAAAGTTAATATTAACAGTACAATTATTTTTAGTGATTTACAAAATGACACACAAAAATATGCGCAAAATTTAACTTTTAATCAAATCGTTTTAATGTTAGAACAGCTAACAGATGCACATAAAAAATTAAACCAAAATGTTAATCCAACATTAGTGTTTGAACAAATAGTAATTAAGGGTGTGAGTTAA
- a CDS encoding PSP1 domain-containing protein, whose translation MPNVVGIQFQKAGKLEYYTPNNIDLDEGQWVVVESQRGIEIGLVKTGVKAIAEEDICLPIKSVIRIANEADVATYFKNEQDAEEALELCKNIVQQQQLDMRLVNCEYTLDKSKVIFNFTADDRIDFRKLVKSLAQNLKTRIELRQIGVRDEAKLLGGIGPCGRSLCCSTFLGDFEPVSIKMAKDQNLSLNPTKISGACGRLMCCLKYENDLYEEARAQLPDIGDAIDTPEGNGKVVALNILDISMQVKIEGLEQPLEYKLEELEALK comes from the coding sequence ATGCCAAATGTTGTCGGCATTCAGTTTCAAAAAGCCGGAAAATTAGAATATTATACACCTAATAATATAGATTTAGATGAAGGACAATGGGTAGTTGTTGAATCTCAAAGAGGTATTGAAATTGGTTTGGTCAAAACAGGCGTCAAAGCTATCGCTGAAGAAGATATTTGTTTACCTATAAAATCAGTTATACGTATTGCAAATGAAGCAGACGTTGCTACATATTTTAAAAATGAACAAGATGCTGAAGAGGCATTAGAATTATGTAAAAATATTGTACAACAGCAGCAATTGGATATGCGTTTAGTTAACTGTGAATACACATTAGATAAATCAAAAGTCATTTTTAATTTTACGGCCGATGATCGTATTGATTTTAGAAAATTAGTAAAATCTTTAGCACAAAATTTAAAAACTAGAATCGAGTTAAGACAAATCGGTGTTAGAGACGAAGCTAAATTACTTGGTGGAATCGGTCCATGTGGACGCTCTCTTTGTTGTTCAACGTTTTTAGGGGATTTTGAACCGGTTTCTATTAAAATGGCTAAAGATCAAAATTTATCATTAAATCCTACGAAAATATCAGGTGCATGTGGTAGATTGATGTGCTGTTTAAAATATGAAAATGATTTATACGAAGAAGCTAGAGCACAACTGCCAGATATTGGTGATGCTATTGACACACCAGAGGGGAACGGTAAAGTTGTAGCATTAAATATACTTGATATTTCAATGCAAGTTAAAATAGAAGGCCTTGAGCAACCACTAGAATATAAATTAGAAGAGTTAGAAGCTTTGAAATGA
- the yabA gene encoding DNA replication initiation control protein YabA, whose product MERNDIFDRLLRLETSVNQLAQEATELKSLVVEMVETNVALQLENDNLKKVLGNEEVQNDEHHSQDIAAQQQTKKVKKPLPSKDNLAILYGEGFHICKGELFGKHRHGEDCLFCLNVLSD is encoded by the coding sequence TTGGAACGCAATGACATATTTGATAGATTACTGCGTTTAGAAACGAGTGTTAACCAATTAGCACAAGAAGCAACTGAATTAAAATCACTTGTTGTTGAAATGGTTGAAACTAATGTAGCGTTACAATTAGAAAATGATAATCTAAAAAAAGTACTAGGTAATGAAGAAGTACAAAATGATGAGCATCATAGTCAAGATATTGCCGCGCAACAGCAGACAAAGAAAGTCAAAAAACCATTGCCAAGTAAAGATAACTTAGCAATCTTGTACGGCGAAGGCTTTCATATATGTAAAGGTGAATTATTTGGAAAACACCGACATGGAGAAGATTGTTTATTTTGCCTTAATGTATTGAGTGATTAA
- a CDS encoding tRNA1(Val) (adenine(37)-N6)-methyltransferase codes for MLNENERYDQLIKEQFKIIQNDDVFSFSTDALLLGHFAYPKAKDKVIDLCAGNGVIQLLLFAKQQISIEGIEIQSQLVDMASRSFQVNNVDQFLTMHHMDVNKVYQHFKPSQYSLVTCNPPYFKENQLHQHQKEAHKIARHEILCTLEDCVLAARHLLKEGGKLIMVHRADRLMDVLSDMRHANIEPKKINFIYSKIGKSAQTIVVEGRKGGNQGLIIAPPFYIYNEDGTYSNEMKEIYYG; via the coding sequence ATGTTAAATGAAAATGAACGATATGACCAATTAATTAAAGAACAATTTAAAATTATTCAAAATGATGATGTGTTTTCATTTTCTACAGATGCGTTATTGTTAGGTCATTTTGCGTATCCAAAAGCAAAAGATAAAGTTATAGATTTGTGTGCAGGTAACGGTGTTATTCAATTACTATTATTTGCTAAACAACAGATTAGTATAGAGGGTATAGAAATACAGTCACAGTTAGTAGATATGGCAAGTAGATCATTTCAAGTTAATAACGTAGACCAGTTTCTAACAATGCATCATATGGATGTTAACAAGGTATATCAGCATTTTAAACCATCACAATATTCATTAGTCACGTGCAATCCACCTTATTTCAAAGAAAATCAATTGCATCAACATCAAAAAGAAGCACATAAAATAGCTAGACATGAAATTTTATGTACCTTAGAAGATTGTGTATTAGCTGCACGTCATCTTTTAAAAGAAGGTGGCAAATTAATTATGGTTCATAGAGCTGATAGACTGATGGATGTCTTAAGCGACATGCGCCATGCTAATATAGAACCTAAGAAAATCAATTTTATTTATAGTAAAATAGGGAAATCAGCGCAAACTATTGTTGTAGAAGGTAGAAAAGGTGGTAATCAAGGATTAATCATTGCACCACCATTTTATATATATAATGAAGATGGAACTTATAGTAATGAAATGAAGGAAATTTATTATGGATAG
- a CDS encoding GIY-YIG nuclease family protein: MDSHFVYIVKCNDGSLYTGYAKDVKARIAKHNDGKGAKYTKTRRPVQLVYHEVYDTKSEALKREYEIKTYSRQKKLRLIEER; the protein is encoded by the coding sequence ATGGATAGTCACTTTGTATACATAGTCAAATGTAATGATGGAAGTTTATATACTGGATATGCAAAAGATGTTAAGGCTCGAATTGCTAAGCATAATGATGGAAAGGGAGCCAAATATACAAAAACAAGACGCCCGGTACAGTTAGTTTATCATGAAGTGTATGATACAAAATCGGAAGCATTAAAAAGAGAATATGAAATCAAAACATATTCAAGGCAAAAGAAATTGCGATTAATTGAGGAGAGATAA
- the rsmI gene encoding 16S rRNA (cytidine(1402)-2'-O)-methyltransferase, with product MAILYLVGTPIGNLADITYRAVSILQQVDMIACEDTRVTTKLCHHYQIDTPLKSYHEHNKDKQTNYIIEQLEAGLSVALVSDAGLPLISDPGYELVVAARQHGIKVETVPGPNAGLTALMASGLPSFTYTFLGFLPRKEKEKTAILTQRMYEDSTLIIYESPYRVVETLKTIAKIDSERQVSIGRELTKKFEQITTDTIEQILELLRHNDIPQKGEFVILIEGAKAQVDESWFNSLTIEQHVNHYIDKDNLKPKQAIKKVAADRQKKPNEVYNIYHQIETNDD from the coding sequence ATGGCCATACTATATTTAGTAGGAACGCCTATTGGCAATCTAGCAGATATTACTTATCGGGCAGTATCAATTTTGCAACAAGTAGATATGATTGCATGTGAAGATACACGAGTTACTACAAAATTATGTCATCACTATCAAATAGATACACCATTAAAGTCATATCATGAACATAATAAAGATAAGCAAACAAACTATATTATCGAACAACTTGAAGCGGGTTTGAGTGTGGCATTGGTATCAGATGCAGGCTTACCATTAATCAGTGATCCAGGATATGAATTAGTTGTCGCAGCTCGACAACATGGTATAAAGGTTGAAACTGTTCCAGGTCCGAACGCAGGATTAACAGCATTGATGGCAAGTGGCTTACCATCGTTCACGTATACATTTTTAGGCTTTTTACCACGAAAAGAAAAGGAGAAGACAGCTATCTTAACACAAAGAATGTATGAGGATAGCACGTTAATTATTTATGAATCGCCATATAGAGTAGTAGAAACATTAAAGACCATTGCTAAAATTGACTCTGAGCGACAAGTATCAATAGGAAGAGAATTAACTAAGAAATTCGAACAAATAACAACAGATACTATTGAACAAATTTTGGAATTACTACGACATAATGATATCCCACAAAAGGGTGAGTTTGTTATACTCATTGAAGGTGCTAAAGCACAAGTTGATGAATCATGGTTTAATTCACTAACTATTGAGCAACATGTTAATCATTACATTGATAAAGATAATTTAAAACCTAAACAAGCTATTAAAAAAGTAGCTGCAGACAGACAAAAGAAACCAAATGAAGTGTATAATATTTATCATCAGATTGAAACCAATGATGATTGA